A section of the Gallus gallus isolate bGalGal1 chromosome 4, bGalGal1.mat.broiler.GRCg7b, whole genome shotgun sequence genome encodes:
- the RLIM gene encoding E3 ubiquitin-protein ligase RLIM isoform 1 (isoform 1 is encoded by transcript variant 1), with the protein MESSDSSDKGNIDQSEAQRQSQLDRLDREEAFYQFVNNLSEEDYRLMRDNNLLGTPGEITEEELLRRLHQVKEGPPQQNSDENRGAESTEDVSNGDSIIDWLNSVRQTGNTTRSGQRGNQSWRAVSRTNPNSGDFRFSLEINVNRNNGNTNPETENEPSAEPSGGEDLENSQSDSEIPRSESPSVRQPGSERSTSEELTEEASPRGQRRARSRSPEQRRTRARTDRSRSPINPVSEAPRRSHHNTSSQTFDHSAVNEAEGSSRTRQHVTLRQHAVGTEIPSENAVLFSAPETRPVPQAAGSSETNGASESAAPGQRPPTIVLDLQVRRVRPGEYRQRDSIANRTRSRSQTPNNTVTYESERGGFRRTFSRSERAGVRTYVSTIRIPIRRILNTGLSETTSVAIQTMLRQIMTGFGELSYFMYSDSDADPSGPTPNQNVDASEPQNGGSGSSSNESTDVSSGEVFEGSNEGGSTSGARREGRNTRGSVTFEESGSLPFLSLAQFFLLNEDDDDQPRGLTKEQIDNLAMRNFGESDALKTCSVCITEYTEGNKLRKLPCSHEYHVHCIDRWLSENSTCPICRRAVLASGNRESVV; encoded by the exons ATGGAAAGCTCAGATTCTAGTGATAAAGGAAATATTGATCAATCAGAAGCACAACGTCAGAGTCAGCTAGATCGCTTAGATCGAGAGGAAGCTTTCTATCAGTTTGTAAACAACCTGAGTGAAGAGGACTACAGGCTTATGAGAGACAACAATTTGCTAGGAACACCAG GTGAAATTACTGAAGAAGAGTTGCTGAGAAGGCTGCACCAAGTTAAAGAAGGTCCGCCACAGCAAAACAGTGATGAGAATAGAG GTGCAGAGTCCACAGAAGATGTTTCAAATGGAGATTCTATAATAGACTGGCTTAATTCAGTCCGACAGACTGGAAATACAACACGAAGTGGGCAGCGAGGAAACCAATCTTGGAGAGCCGTGAGCCGGACTAACCCAAATAGTGGTGACTTCAGATTCAGTTTGGAAATAAATGTCAACCGTAATAATGGGAACACAAATCCGGAAACTGAGAATGAGCCATCTGCAGAGCCTTCCGGTGGGGAGGATTTGGAAAACAGCCAAAGTGACTCTGAAATTCCAAGATCTGAATCACCATCTGTAAGGCAGCCTGGATCAGAAAGGAGCACTTCAGAAGAGTTAACTGAGGAAGCTTCTCCTAGAGGGCAGAGGAGAGCGAGAAGTAGGAGCCCAGAACAGCGGAGAACACGGGCTAGGACTGATAGAAGTAGGTCACCTATTAATCCAGTGAGTGAGGCTCCTCGCAGGTCTCATCACAATACATCATCTCAAACGTTTGACCATTCAGCAGTGAATGAAGCCGAGGGAAGCTCTAGAACTAGGCAGCATGTGACATTAAGGCAGCATGCAGTGGGGACTGAGATTCCTAGTGAAAACGCAGTTCTGTTTTCAGCCCCTGAAACAAGACCTGTTCCTCAAGCAGCAGGTTCTTCAGAAACTAATGGTGCCAGTGAGTCTGCAGCTCCTGGACAGAGGCCTCCTACCATAGTACTCGACCTCCAGGTGAGAAGAGTTCGTCCAGGAGAATATCGGCAAAGGGACAGCATAGCCAACAGAACTCGGTCCCGGTCCCAGACTCCTAACAACACAGTCACTTATGAAAGTGAACGGGGAGGGTTTAGGCGTACGTTTTCACGTTCAGAACGAGCTGGAGTGAGAACTTATGTCAGCACCATTAGGATTCCTATTCGTAGGATCTTAAATACAGGCTTAAGTGAGACTACATCAGTTGCAATTCAGACTATGCTAAGGCAGATAATGACAGGCTTTGGAGAGCTGAGTTACTTTATGTACAGTGATAGCGATGCAGATCCTAGTGGCCCAACTCCAAATCAGAACGTGGATGCTTCTGAGCCACAGAACGGAGGGAGTGGTAGTTCAAGCAATGAAAGTACAGATGTTAGCTCAGGGGAAGTATTTGAAGGTAGTAATGAAGGTGGTTCAACATCTGGTGCCAGACGGGAAGGTCGGAATACGAGAGGATCGGTCACATTTGAAGAAAGTGGTTCTCTACCATTCCTTAGCCTAGCACAATTTTTCCTACTAAACGAAGATGATGATGACCAACCAAGAGGACTCACCAAAGAACAAATTGACAACCTAGCAATGAGGAATTTCGGTGAGAGTGATGCTTTGAAAACATGTAGTGTGTGTATAACAGAGTACACGGAAGGAAACAAGCTTCGTAAATTGCCTTGTTCTCACGAGTATCACGTCCACTGCATCGATCGCTGGTTATCAGAAAATTCCACTTGTCCCATTTGTCGCAGAGCAGTCTTAGCTTCTGGTAACAGAGAGAGTGTTGTCTAA
- the RLIM gene encoding E3 ubiquitin-protein ligase RLIM isoform 2 (isoform 2 is encoded by transcript variant 2) produces MESSDSSDKGNIDQSEAQRQSQLDRLDREEAFYQFVNNLSEEDYRLMRDNNLLGTPGAESTEDVSNGDSIIDWLNSVRQTGNTTRSGQRGNQSWRAVSRTNPNSGDFRFSLEINVNRNNGNTNPETENEPSAEPSGGEDLENSQSDSEIPRSESPSVRQPGSERSTSEELTEEASPRGQRRARSRSPEQRRTRARTDRSRSPINPVSEAPRRSHHNTSSQTFDHSAVNEAEGSSRTRQHVTLRQHAVGTEIPSENAVLFSAPETRPVPQAAGSSETNGASESAAPGQRPPTIVLDLQVRRVRPGEYRQRDSIANRTRSRSQTPNNTVTYESERGGFRRTFSRSERAGVRTYVSTIRIPIRRILNTGLSETTSVAIQTMLRQIMTGFGELSYFMYSDSDADPSGPTPNQNVDASEPQNGGSGSSSNESTDVSSGEVFEGSNEGGSTSGARREGRNTRGSVTFEESGSLPFLSLAQFFLLNEDDDDQPRGLTKEQIDNLAMRNFGESDALKTCSVCITEYTEGNKLRKLPCSHEYHVHCIDRWLSENSTCPICRRAVLASGNRESVV; encoded by the exons ATGGAAAGCTCAGATTCTAGTGATAAAGGAAATATTGATCAATCAGAAGCACAACGTCAGAGTCAGCTAGATCGCTTAGATCGAGAGGAAGCTTTCTATCAGTTTGTAAACAACCTGAGTGAAGAGGACTACAGGCTTATGAGAGACAACAATTTGCTAGGAACACCAG GTGCAGAGTCCACAGAAGATGTTTCAAATGGAGATTCTATAATAGACTGGCTTAATTCAGTCCGACAGACTGGAAATACAACACGAAGTGGGCAGCGAGGAAACCAATCTTGGAGAGCCGTGAGCCGGACTAACCCAAATAGTGGTGACTTCAGATTCAGTTTGGAAATAAATGTCAACCGTAATAATGGGAACACAAATCCGGAAACTGAGAATGAGCCATCTGCAGAGCCTTCCGGTGGGGAGGATTTGGAAAACAGCCAAAGTGACTCTGAAATTCCAAGATCTGAATCACCATCTGTAAGGCAGCCTGGATCAGAAAGGAGCACTTCAGAAGAGTTAACTGAGGAAGCTTCTCCTAGAGGGCAGAGGAGAGCGAGAAGTAGGAGCCCAGAACAGCGGAGAACACGGGCTAGGACTGATAGAAGTAGGTCACCTATTAATCCAGTGAGTGAGGCTCCTCGCAGGTCTCATCACAATACATCATCTCAAACGTTTGACCATTCAGCAGTGAATGAAGCCGAGGGAAGCTCTAGAACTAGGCAGCATGTGACATTAAGGCAGCATGCAGTGGGGACTGAGATTCCTAGTGAAAACGCAGTTCTGTTTTCAGCCCCTGAAACAAGACCTGTTCCTCAAGCAGCAGGTTCTTCAGAAACTAATGGTGCCAGTGAGTCTGCAGCTCCTGGACAGAGGCCTCCTACCATAGTACTCGACCTCCAGGTGAGAAGAGTTCGTCCAGGAGAATATCGGCAAAGGGACAGCATAGCCAACAGAACTCGGTCCCGGTCCCAGACTCCTAACAACACAGTCACTTATGAAAGTGAACGGGGAGGGTTTAGGCGTACGTTTTCACGTTCAGAACGAGCTGGAGTGAGAACTTATGTCAGCACCATTAGGATTCCTATTCGTAGGATCTTAAATACAGGCTTAAGTGAGACTACATCAGTTGCAATTCAGACTATGCTAAGGCAGATAATGACAGGCTTTGGAGAGCTGAGTTACTTTATGTACAGTGATAGCGATGCAGATCCTAGTGGCCCAACTCCAAATCAGAACGTGGATGCTTCTGAGCCACAGAACGGAGGGAGTGGTAGTTCAAGCAATGAAAGTACAGATGTTAGCTCAGGGGAAGTATTTGAAGGTAGTAATGAAGGTGGTTCAACATCTGGTGCCAGACGGGAAGGTCGGAATACGAGAGGATCGGTCACATTTGAAGAAAGTGGTTCTCTACCATTCCTTAGCCTAGCACAATTTTTCCTACTAAACGAAGATGATGATGACCAACCAAGAGGACTCACCAAAGAACAAATTGACAACCTAGCAATGAGGAATTTCGGTGAGAGTGATGCTTTGAAAACATGTAGTGTGTGTATAACAGAGTACACGGAAGGAAACAAGCTTCGTAAATTGCCTTGTTCTCACGAGTATCACGTCCACTGCATCGATCGCTGGTTATCAGAAAATTCCACTTGTCCCATTTGTCGCAGAGCAGTCTTAGCTTCTGGTAACAGAGAGAGTGTTGTCTAA